A genomic segment from Bradyrhizobium sp. CB1015 encodes:
- the pxpB gene encoding 5-oxoprolinase subunit PxpB, with the protein MAATLPPPRLLPSGDSAVTVEFSRTIDDDANQRVLALDKALLAAPIDGVTETVPTYRSLLVHYDPGKIGFDALGEKILPIATRPLPPVTRARRWRVPVAYGGEHGIDLEDVAKTLGTTPDDIVARHSGGDYKVAMIGFTPGWSYLSGLDKFLHMSRRQSPRLLTPAGTISIGGVQAGIQCLAAPSGWHLLGRTPVRTYQLHRNPTFLTEPGDRVTFYAIDHKTFEDMDRAAEAGEIVAEQVDA; encoded by the coding sequence ATGGCCGCGACGCTTCCCCCGCCCCGCCTTCTGCCCAGTGGCGACAGTGCCGTCACGGTCGAGTTCAGCCGCACCATCGACGACGATGCCAACCAGCGCGTGCTGGCGCTCGACAAGGCGCTGCTAGCTGCGCCCATCGACGGCGTCACCGAGACCGTGCCGACCTATCGCTCGCTGCTGGTCCATTACGATCCCGGCAAGATCGGCTTCGATGCGCTGGGCGAAAAGATCCTCCCGATCGCCACCCGGCCGCTGCCGCCGGTCACCAGGGCGCGCCGCTGGCGCGTTCCGGTCGCCTATGGCGGCGAGCACGGCATCGACCTCGAGGACGTCGCCAAGACGCTGGGCACCACGCCAGATGACATCGTGGCCCGGCATTCGGGCGGCGACTATAAGGTTGCCATGATCGGCTTCACGCCGGGCTGGTCCTATCTCAGCGGCCTCGACAAATTCCTGCACATGTCGCGACGGCAATCACCGCGGCTGCTGACGCCGGCCGGCACGATCTCGATCGGCGGCGTCCAGGCCGGCATCCAGTGCCTGGCCGCCCCGAGCGGCTGGCACCTGCTCGGCCGCACCCCGGTGCGAACCTATCAGCTCCACCGCAATCCGACCTTCCTCACCGAGCCCGGTGACCGCGTGACGTTCTACGCCATCGACCACAAGACATTCGAGGACATGGACCGCGCCGCGGAAGCCGGTGAGATCGTCGCCGAGCAGGTGGACGCATGA